A region from the Vibrio navarrensis genome encodes:
- a CDS encoding chemotaxis protein CheV: MSGVLNTVDQRTNLVGENRLELLLFSLNSRQLFAINVFKVKEVMKVPPLTKLPGAHYNIRGVASLRGEPVPVIDLRRSIGFPPSQMAGQEENLIITEYNRTVQGFLVGQVRNIINTAWTEIQPPPKTSGRSNYLTAITQVKEGDKTQIVEIIDVEKVLAEIVDYDVSISEEVLDEKLVKNMVGRNVLVVDDSSTARNQIRDTLSQLGLNIIECRDGLEALRLLKSWCDEGKDLTKELLLMITDAEMPEMDGYKLTHEVRSDPRMAKLFITLNTSLSGSFNEAMVKKVGCDRFISKFQPDLLVEVAQDRLREIL, translated from the coding sequence ATGTCTGGAGTTTTAAATACTGTAGACCAGCGAACCAATCTGGTCGGCGAAAACCGTCTGGAGCTTTTGCTGTTCAGTTTGAATAGCCGTCAGTTATTTGCAATCAACGTGTTTAAAGTGAAAGAGGTGATGAAAGTGCCTCCTCTCACTAAACTGCCTGGCGCGCATTACAACATTCGCGGTGTTGCATCGTTGCGTGGTGAGCCTGTGCCTGTCATTGATCTTAGACGCTCTATCGGTTTTCCACCTTCGCAAATGGCTGGTCAAGAAGAAAACCTGATCATTACGGAGTATAACCGTACGGTACAAGGCTTCTTGGTAGGACAGGTACGCAACATTATTAACACCGCGTGGACCGAAATTCAGCCGCCGCCAAAAACGTCCGGACGCAGCAATTACCTCACCGCCATTACGCAAGTGAAAGAGGGCGACAAAACACAGATTGTCGAAATCATCGATGTGGAAAAAGTGTTGGCGGAAATTGTCGACTACGACGTGTCCATCTCAGAGGAAGTGCTTGATGAGAAACTGGTCAAAAACATGGTTGGGCGCAATGTGTTGGTTGTGGATGACTCTTCAACCGCGCGTAATCAGATCCGCGATACACTTTCGCAGCTCGGTCTGAATATTATTGAGTGCCGTGATGGCCTCGAAGCACTGAGATTATTGAAATCCTGGTGTGATGAAGGCAAGGACTTGACCAAAGAGTTACTGTTGATGATTACCGACGCCGAAATGCCGGAAATGGATGGCTATAAGCTGACACACGAAGTGCGAAGCGATCCAAGAATGGCCAAACTCTTCATCACCTTAAACACATCACTCAGTGGCAGTTTTAATGAAGCCATGGTGAAGAAAGTGGGTTGTGACCGCTTCATCTCCAAGTTCCAACCAGACTTGCTGGTGGAAGTCGCGCAAGACCGCTTGCGAGAAATCCTATAA